Proteins encoded in a region of the Falco rusticolus isolate bFalRus1 chromosome 10, bFalRus1.pri, whole genome shotgun sequence genome:
- the RPS21 gene encoding 40S ribosomal protein S21, translating to MQNDAGEFVDLYVPRKCSASNRIIGAKDHASIQINISEVDKVTGRVNGQFKTYAICGAIRRMGESDDSILRLAKNDGIVSKNF from the exons ATGCAGAACGACGCCGGGGAGTTCGTGGACCTTTACGTGCCTCGCAAATG CTCTGCTAGCAACCGAATAATCGGTGCTAAGGATCATGCTTCTATtcagataaatatttctgag GTTGACAAGGTAACAGGCAGAGTAAATGGCCAGTTCAAAACGTATGCCATTTGTGGAGCAATTCGTAGAATG ggtGAATCAGATGACTCCATTCTGCGTCTGGCAAAAAATGATGGAATTGTTTCCAA GAACTTCTAA